The genomic segment ATGTTATACTTGCACCCAGCATTGAGGTAGCTGAACAAATAAATGATAGATTATCTAAGTATGGAGACCTGGAGATTGATGGGAGACCAACACTTAATATGTCAGCTCCTCATCTCGTTGAAGAGGTAATGGAAGTTTCAAAGGATAACATGGTTTTTCCAGCTCATGCATGGACACCATGGTTCAGCATTTTTGGAGCTTTCAGCGGTTTTGACAGGATGGAAGATTGCTATCAAGATATGGTTAAGTATATATATGCATTAGAAACCGGCTTATCATCAAACCCGCCCATGAATTGGCGCCTAAGCTCGCTGGACAAATTTACACTTCTATCTAATAGTGATTCACATTCAAGCTGGCCTTGGAGAATTGGGCGTGAAGCAAATCTTTTTGAAATTAACAAGTTAACGTATTGGAATATAGTGGATTCGATCAGAATGAAGAATGCAAATATTTTAAGGCTCACGATCGAGACGGATCCAGCATACGGTAAGTATCATTGGACTGGGCATAGATCATGCGGCGTATCCCTCCCACCCAAAGAAGCCATTAATCTCGGAAATAAATGTCCAGTATGCCACAAAAGACTCACTAAGGGTGTTGAGCAACGCGTTGAGGAGCTAGCCAATAGACCCTATGGCTTTAAGCCGCCCGGTTCGCCAGGATATATTCATCTTCTGCCACTTTCAGAGGTCATATCCGCCGTTATAGGTGCAGGTTCGTCGAATTCACAGAAAACATGGAGCTTCTATAACGCTTTAATCTCGCATTTCGGCAATGAATATACAGTTCTTATGGACGCAAATTTTAATGAAATCGCAAAGATAACAAATCCATTAATTGCTGAAGCAATAATAAGGGTTAGAGATGGAAGAGTTAAGGTTATTCCAGGATACGATGGTGTTTATGGGCAGATCATAATTTTCCCTGAAAAGGGGATTGGCGTATCAGGTGAAGAAGAGGGTAGGGAGGAGGAATCTAGAGGATTAAAGCAAAGATCTCTATCAGACTTCTTTCATTAGGGTTATATTATTTCTTGGAAGGTTTCCATTATTCCTCCAAATGATAGATCCATTATCATTTGAGCACACATCCATGCTGCAGCGCTTAACAATAGGAGAATACCAGCATATAGAAAGATTGAACCCCAGAACCCTCCCTTACCAAACTTTAGGACAAGCGAATTAAAAATTGTTGCACATATAACTAGAATAATATTTCCGACTTCAACAACTTCAACAGGTATTTGACCGAATGTGAAGAATGGGAGAGATGACATACTTTGAGAGAAATAGCTTGAGAGTGAACCTAAGACAACCACTAAAACAACAGTTAAAGGCTGGAGAATATACACTACTGCCTCTAAACTCTTAGCAACGGAAGCTCTCTTCTTCCTAAATTCTAGGAGCTTAACACAACTATTCCCCAGCACTTTGCTAGCTTCAAGGGGATTAGCTCCATAAGTGAAAGCATCAAGAAACATTTTATTAACTAAATACACTCGGTGTGAAGCTGCTTCAGCGGATAGAAGACTAAGTGTTTTCTCATTACTTATACCCAGCATAAGTCTCGCATAAGCTCTTTTCAGGAGCTTTTTTAGTGGGCCAAGCTCTAAATAGAGTACATAATATAAAGCGCTCTTCAGGCTCGAGGCTGAAGCCATGTTTTCCCCTAAAGACTTTATCAGCGTAGGATAATTTTCATCTATTTTATAGATTAGGCGCTCAAATCTATAAGCTATTAAGCCTGGTATAATAGATCCTACTCCAGCAACAGCTAACCCATAGGGTACACCGAAGTAGGAACCAATTATGAAGGCTGGCATTATGCAAGCGACCATAATAGAGAGGGAAGCCCTAAATAACCTATAGAGGCGGGGCGGATCATTCCTATCAATATATGTAAATTTTTCCTTTGGTGCAAGAGATATGAAGGCTACAAGCATAGCAAGCAACGTTAGCGGTGTCACTGCATATGCGTAGTAGACAACATCCGGATTATTTGCGAAGACAACTAGGAGGACAACTATCATTATTATGAAGACTGAAACACTCTGGAATGTACTATAAACTCCACCAAATGTTTCCATAGCCTTAATTGCTCTTTCATAATATCCGGAGTATTCCTCAAACATCGTTGAAGATTCAAGCTCCAAGTAGCCTTTAGGATCTAGGCTTGAGAAAATCTGCTCACATCTAACAAGCACATCTTTAAATGGGGGTTTCGTTATGGCAGCAGCTTTAGCTGTCGCCTTAGTGAATCCGTAACCAAAATTTCTAGCCATATCACGGATTTTACTGAATATTCTACTGTAATAGCCATAGTCTTCTGTTTCAGCTATTACGCTGACCAGATCATCGGGCCCAACCTCTCCAAGCGATATAACATGCATATGAAGGAGTAGGGAAACTAGAAGCTCATCTATTCTTTTCGGTATCCTACTTCTACCATAGTAAATGTAAACTAGGAAGACTAGTATGGCGCTGGCAGCGAACCCCATTAATAAGAGACTTATTAAGTCTCCTCTATTATAAAGGGTAAAAGCAATTATGGATAAGGCTATTAGTAGTGCTGCTGAAAGGATTACTTTCGGTATTTTATCCAAGGAATATTGCCTTCCTTGATATCCTTATAAACCTCTTCTACACCTCTATTCTCAACTTCAACGACGGTATTCCAAACATCTTTAAAGCTCGGATAATTCTCGGAGAGGAACCTTAGAATTTCAGTGCGCTTCTTAAGCTCCTCATAGAGCTTTGGGAGCTTATCCGTACCCCAACCCCTGAAGGGTAAAACCTTCGCCTCTAAAAGGAAGCTTGAGCCAGTAAAGCGCAGCTCATCCCTATCAGCATCATATAGAAAGACTGGTAGATAGTTTAGGCTGTTCTCCTCCGGATCATAACCTATGATCTCATTGACTGAGAGAACACGTCTAACAAGCTTTAAACCCCTCTTTATTCTATTCTGGAAAATCGCTATGTTCAGGCCGTTGATGTGGGTTTTTGGCACATTTATCGGCGGGGAGGTCAATCTCTGAAATAATGTTTCTAGGTCACCAGCATGGATTGTTGATACCACCGGATGCCCTGTTTCAATAGCTTGAAAAGCTATTTGACCCTCCTCACCCCTAATCTCACCGACAATTATATAGTCAGGTCTCTGCCTTAATGTAGCCTTCAAGAGGTCAAACATTGTAACCTTGCTGCCAGTATGCAGACGCGTTACTTCTCTAACCCAATTTTTATGGGCTAAATTAACCTCAGGAGTTTCTTCAATGCTCACTATCTTCGCATCAGGCCTTATTAGTCCCGCAAAAGCGTTTAAGCTTGTTGTCTTTCCCGAGGCTGTTTCACCACACATGAAGAATGATATTCCGACCTCGAGAAGCATCCACATGTAGGCTGCTGTTAAATCAGAGATTGTTCTCCATCTTATTAAATGAGCTACTGAAACTGGTTCCCTTGGAAATTTCCTTATTGTAAAGTTGCTCCCACGTATACTTATATCCTCACCAAAAACAATATTGAATCTTGATCCATCCGGTAAGTGGATGTCAAGTATTGGATGAGTATAGCTTAAGACCTTCCCGTATCTTTCAGCTATGCTTCTAAGTAGAGTGTCTATCTCCTCCTTACTTATTTCAAGGTTGCTTTCAAGCGAACCAAAGAATTTGTGAACGACATATATTCTTCCAGCGCCTGGAACACTAACATCCTCAAGCCAGGGATCAGCTAGAAAGCAGTCTATTACGCCATGCCCAAGCTTCTCCCTTATGAAATGATATATGAAATCTCTTCTTTCAGATTCAGGTATCTTAAGCTTACCTTTTGAGATAACCCTGCTAAATATTTCAAATATTACACGCTCTTTCTCTTTAGGTGTCTCCGCAA from the Candidatus Bathyarchaeia archaeon genome contains:
- a CDS encoding endonuclease Q family protein, producing MRVIADLHIHSKYSRATSANMNISEIAYFSRIKGLTLVGTGDFTHPKWLREIKEKLMEVHGTGLYKPIDAPESPVWFMVTGEVSTVFDFEGETKKVHHVILAPSIEVAEQINDRLSKYGDLEIDGRPTLNMSAPHLVEEVMEVSKDNMVFPAHAWTPWFSIFGAFSGFDRMEDCYQDMVKYIYALETGLSSNPPMNWRLSSLDKFTLLSNSDSHSSWPWRIGREANLFEINKLTYWNIVDSIRMKNANILRLTIETDPAYGKYHWTGHRSCGVSLPPKEAINLGNKCPVCHKRLTKGVEQRVEELANRPYGFKPPGSPGYIHLLPLSEVISAVIGAGSSNSQKTWSFYNALISHFGNEYTVLMDANFNEIAKITNPLIAEAIIRVRDGRVKVIPGYDGVYGQIIIFPEKGIGVSGEEEGREEESRGLKQRSLSDFFH
- a CDS encoding type II/IV secretion system ATPase subunit; this translates as MKLQLKGEKDKNSWSDYVSPFEYEIPKTLNEALQKFPYLKGYIEANGLRPIYVPDPSELALDAMNISTLDVIYPVGMGIFIHVKLGGEIGKYNIIEPKKPSQHLLDKFEDILAKEITEKSVVAETPKEKERVIFEIFSRVISKGKLKIPESERRDFIYHFIREKLGHGVIDCFLADPWLEDVSVPGAGRIYVVHKFFGSLESNLEISKEEIDTLLRSIAERYGKVLSYTHPILDIHLPDGSRFNIVFGEDISIRGSNFTIRKFPREPVSVAHLIRWRTISDLTAAYMWMLLEVGISFFMCGETASGKTTSLNAFAGLIRPDAKIVSIEETPEVNLAHKNWVREVTRLHTGSKVTMFDLLKATLRQRPDYIIVGEIRGEEGQIAFQAIETGHPVVSTIHAGDLETLFQRLTSPPINVPKTHINGLNIAIFQNRIKRGLKLVRRVLSVNEIIGYDPEENSLNYLPVFLYDADRDELRFTGSSFLLEAKVLPFRGWGTDKLPKLYEELKKRTEILRFLSENYPSFKDVWNTVVEVENRGVEEVYKDIKEGNIPWIKYRK